A window from Cytobacillus sp. FSL H8-0458 encodes these proteins:
- a CDS encoding dihydrolipoamide acetyltransferase family protein, whose translation MAKEIFMPKLSSTMEVGTLLQWFKEEGDSIEIGEPLFEIMTDKINIEVEAYDQGVLLKKYFQEDDQVPVNQIIGYIGDKNEQVPENSPGISGGAEAESQSPDEEPVPEKQEVPKEAGAANEGEKVRATPAARKQARMNDVELVFIQGSGPKGRIQKKDVLAHLASSSPKATPLARKVAASEQVPLGDIKGSGVNGKILKSDISTAVNNRTSSSATAEPNRKQMSGMRKVIAKRMSESVNTAPHVTLTTDADMTKVKELRTSLLPVIEKQTGLRLSFTDILIKAAGKALSRHPGVNVSIEGEEIIQHEQVHIGLAVAVEDGLMVPVIKNVNEKGLAQITEDAKEAGKLARENKLHPNQLKGSTFTISNLGMYAVDVFTPIINQPESAILGVGRILDRPVAVEGNLAVRPMITLSLSFDHRAMDGAPAAAFLTELKYILENPFELLV comes from the coding sequence GTGGCTAAAGAAATATTTATGCCTAAACTCAGCAGTACCATGGAAGTCGGCACTCTCCTTCAATGGTTTAAGGAAGAAGGCGACTCAATAGAGATAGGTGAACCGCTTTTTGAGATCATGACCGATAAAATTAATATTGAAGTTGAGGCATACGACCAGGGAGTTTTGCTGAAAAAGTACTTTCAGGAAGATGACCAGGTGCCTGTTAACCAAATAATTGGATACATTGGAGATAAGAACGAGCAAGTACCTGAAAATTCTCCCGGTATTTCAGGAGGTGCAGAAGCTGAAAGCCAAAGTCCTGATGAAGAACCTGTTCCGGAAAAACAGGAAGTACCTAAAGAAGCTGGAGCAGCCAATGAAGGCGAAAAGGTCAGGGCAACACCTGCTGCCCGTAAACAAGCCCGGATGAATGATGTAGAGCTAGTATTTATCCAGGGAAGTGGTCCTAAGGGAAGGATCCAGAAAAAGGATGTATTGGCTCATTTGGCATCCTCTTCACCTAAGGCAACCCCGCTTGCGCGTAAAGTGGCAGCTTCAGAACAAGTGCCTCTTGGTGACATTAAAGGAAGCGGAGTTAATGGCAAGATTTTGAAAAGTGATATCTCCACAGCTGTAAATAACAGGACCTCCAGTTCCGCAACAGCAGAGCCGAATCGCAAACAGATGTCAGGGATGAGGAAGGTTATAGCTAAAAGGATGTCTGAAAGTGTTAATACAGCACCGCATGTGACACTTACTACAGATGCAGACATGACAAAGGTTAAGGAACTTAGAACTTCGTTATTGCCTGTCATTGAAAAACAGACTGGGCTCCGTTTATCTTTTACGGATATTCTAATTAAAGCAGCAGGGAAGGCACTTTCCAGACACCCTGGAGTCAATGTTTCCATTGAGGGAGAGGAAATCATTCAGCATGAACAAGTTCACATTGGTCTTGCCGTGGCTGTTGAGGATGGGCTTATGGTTCCTGTTATCAAGAATGTTAATGAAAAAGGACTGGCACAAATTACGGAAGATGCCAAAGAGGCAGGTAAACTTGCCCGTGAAAATAAATTGCACCCAAATCAGCTGAAGGGTTCAACCTTTACAATCAGTAACTTGGGCATGTATGCAGTTGATGTATTTACACCGATCATTAATCAGCCAGAGAGTGCTATCCTGGGAGTTGGCCGAATTCTGGATAGGCCAGTAGCAGTTGAGGGCAATTTGGCTGTACGCCCGATGATAACACTGAGTCTTTCCTTCGATCACCGTGCAATGGATGGTGCTCCAGCGGCTGCTTTCCTTACAGAATTAAAGTACATTCTTGAAAATCCATTCGAATTATTGGTGTAG
- the lpdA gene encoding dihydrolipoyl dehydrogenase, with protein MEKTYDVIVIGGGPGGYVAALHAAELGKKTAVIEADFLGGTCLNRGCIPSKTYLKHSEIIEQIEKARDWGIDSGELTLSLSKMRQRKDEVINRLRSGISYLLKQGKIDIYNGFGLIQKDGNIRLTMGSEEKVLKSEKVILATGSTPAIPKIPGLEAVQYETSDTIFDLEEIPESVIIIGGGVIGVEFATIFASLKSDVTIIEAASQIVPSEDSEASKFLTKSLKKKGIKIHTGVSVQDVNEAGGLKQVKCSDSKGNIVSFDAASLLVCTGRRPNLSAAKEVNIEHDGPFIKVNDRLETSLPNVYAVGDIIGGWQLAHAASAEGTVAAANAAGSNEKIDYKVMPRCIYTLPEIASVGLTEDEARKQGLDVRVERFDFAGNGKALSAGETEGFTKIIYDAKYGEIIGAVMAGSHVTELIAEASAFMYLEGTIEEAAKMIHPHPSLSESFYEAAVKAKNKLNNSHKVLT; from the coding sequence TTGGAGAAAACATATGATGTGATTGTTATAGGTGGAGGACCTGGAGGATATGTTGCCGCTCTTCATGCAGCGGAGTTAGGTAAGAAGACAGCAGTGATTGAAGCGGACTTTCTGGGGGGAACCTGTTTAAATAGAGGCTGTATCCCCTCTAAGACCTATTTAAAACACTCAGAAATAATTGAACAAATTGAAAAAGCAAGAGATTGGGGAATCGATTCAGGTGAGTTAACCTTATCTCTAAGTAAAATGAGACAAAGAAAAGATGAAGTGATTAATCGTTTGCGCAGCGGAATCTCCTATCTGCTCAAACAAGGAAAAATAGATATTTATAATGGCTTCGGGTTAATCCAAAAAGATGGAAATATTAGATTAACAATGGGTTCCGAGGAGAAAGTGCTAAAATCCGAAAAGGTTATTCTTGCTACAGGCTCGACTCCAGCTATTCCCAAGATTCCAGGTCTTGAAGCAGTTCAATACGAAACGAGTGATACGATCTTTGATCTGGAAGAGATACCCGAATCGGTAATTATTATAGGCGGCGGAGTAATTGGGGTTGAGTTTGCAACAATCTTCGCATCTCTAAAATCAGATGTAACCATTATAGAAGCAGCCAGTCAGATTGTGCCTTCGGAAGATAGTGAGGCTTCCAAATTTCTGACAAAATCATTAAAAAAGAAAGGCATCAAAATACATACTGGCGTCAGTGTCCAGGATGTAAATGAAGCCGGTGGTTTGAAACAAGTAAAATGCAGTGACTCAAAGGGAAATATAGTATCGTTTGATGCAGCGTCACTATTGGTTTGTACAGGCCGCCGTCCAAATCTTTCAGCAGCTAAAGAAGTAAACATTGAACATGATGGGCCATTTATAAAGGTTAATGACAGATTGGAAACCAGCTTACCGAATGTCTATGCTGTTGGTGATATAATTGGCGGCTGGCAATTAGCACACGCTGCAAGTGCGGAAGGTACGGTAGCTGCTGCCAATGCTGCAGGCAGCAACGAAAAAATTGACTACAAAGTAATGCCCCGCTGCATTTATACACTTCCTGAAATTGCATCAGTAGGATTAACAGAGGATGAAGCGCGCAAGCAAGGACTGGATGTAAGAGTAGAAAGGTTCGATTTCGCTGGAAATGGTAAAGCCTTGAGTGCTGGGGAGACGGAAGGCTTTACGAAGATCATTTACGATGCAAAATACGGTGAAATTATAGGAGCAGTTATGGCAGGGTCACACGTTACAGAATTAATTGCTGAGGCCTCTGCTTTTATGTATCTCGAAGGAACAATAGAAGAAGCTGCGAAAATGATTCACCCTCATCCATCCTTGTCCGAGTCCTTTTATGAGGCAGCTGTTAAAGCAAAAAACAAATTAAACAATTCTCATAAGGTGCTCACCTAG
- a CDS encoding phosphocarrier protein HPr — protein sequence MIEKTFTVIDETGIHARPATILVQAASKHDSEIKLGYKEKAVNLKSIMGVMSLGIPKGAVITITAEGADQEEAIKNLAALLNEHKLAE from the coding sequence ATGATTGAAAAAACATTCACTGTTATCGATGAAACGGGTATCCATGCAAGACCGGCAACAATCCTGGTACAGGCAGCAAGTAAGCATGATTCTGAGATAAAGTTGGGCTATAAAGAAAAAGCTGTTAATTTAAAATCAATTATGGGCGTCATGTCACTGGGAATTCCCAAAGGTGCAGTAATCACCATAACAGCAGAAGGCGCTGACCAGGAAGAAGCGATAAAAAATCTGGCGGCTTTACTAAATGAGCATAAGCTTGCTGAATAG